TTGCTGTGACTTGTAGCCTCTGTCGTCCTGGACAGATTTGTCTCTTGCTTTAAATGGTTTCAGGAAGTTTTTTGCAGGATTTCATGGTTCAGTTTCTCCCAGGTTCTTACCTCCTGACTCCTCAGCCGCTCATCAACAGCATCCAGGgacattaaaagtttaaaaacgcTGCTCAGAGCCATTTAACAGCACTTCCTGGTTGTCAGCGTGggccttcctcttcctcttcctcttcctcttcctcttcctcttcctcagacCAGAgtgctcctcttctccctctctcgttCCCTCTCTCGTTCCCTCTCTCGTTCCCTCTCCCGTTCCCTCTCCCCTCGGTCCCGGCTCAGGTCCGGAGTCGGCAGCTCGCTGTGTCCCGCCGTGTTGTTGGGCTCGTAGCGGGAGGAGGCCGGCGAGTTCTGCATGACCACCAGGCGGATGGGCGACTGGCTGGGCGGCGCCGGCGTGTTGTCCGGGGCGTACTCCTTGGTCGGGTCTTTGCCTCGGCAGTCGTACAGGATGCAGGAGATGAGGAAGACGAGGAGCAGGATGACATAGCTGGCGACCAGGATGATG
This window of the Mugil cephalus isolate CIBA_MC_2020 chromosome 16, CIBA_Mcephalus_1.1, whole genome shotgun sequence genome carries:
- the si:ch73-256g18.2 gene encoding small integral membrane protein 36, translated to MGFMEFYLEIDPVTLNLIILVASYVILLLVFLISCILYDCRGKDPTKEYAPDNTPAPPSQSPIRLVVMQNSPASSRYEPNNTAGHSELPTPDLSRDRGEREREREREREREREREREKRSTLV